From the genome of Virgibacillus siamensis, one region includes:
- a CDS encoding acetyl-CoA carboxylase biotin carboxyl carrier protein subunit, translating to MTEIKASMAGSVWKIAVSAGEQVEEDQDIVILESMKMEIPIPAEDAGTVKELKVAEGDFVNEGDVIAVIE from the coding sequence ATGACTGAGATAAAAGCATCAATGGCAGGAAGCGTTTGGAAAATTGCAGTAAGTGCTGGTGAACAGGTGGAAGAGGATCAGGACATTGTTATTTTGGAATCAATGAAAATGGAAATTCCGATTCCAGCCGAAGATGCTGGTACCGTTAAAGAGTTGAAAGTAGCCGAGGGTGATTTTGTTAATGAAGGCGATGTAATTGCGGTAATTGAGTAA
- a CDS encoding hydroxymethylglutaryl-CoA lyase has product MNFPKQVKINEVGPRDGLQNEAVMVPAEAKVEWINMLSETGVPYIELSSFVHPDWIPQLKDATEVARHIKRNPAVTYAALVPNRKGLERALEVDVDEICLFLSSSETHNKKNINKSIKDTYPVLQEVSQDAKSAGKKVRGYVSTVFGCPYEGDIPIDNVISVCERLFSMGVDELSIGDTIGVADPAQVENVLIRLFDYFPKEKLAMHFHNTRGTALANVLMALSYGITNFDSSVGGLGGCPYAKGASGNLATDDLLYMLDRMGVRTGIDIDKIIQSSLYIEQYVSNLSSHQMKVINRTR; this is encoded by the coding sequence TTGAACTTTCCGAAACAAGTCAAGATCAATGAAGTGGGTCCCCGGGATGGACTTCAGAATGAAGCGGTAATGGTCCCTGCGGAGGCGAAGGTTGAATGGATTAATATGCTTTCAGAAACCGGGGTGCCATATATTGAATTATCATCTTTTGTACACCCTGACTGGATTCCGCAACTGAAGGATGCTACAGAAGTTGCCAGACATATCAAACGTAATCCAGCGGTCACCTATGCAGCTCTGGTCCCTAACAGAAAGGGACTGGAGCGTGCATTAGAAGTTGATGTCGATGAAATATGCCTTTTTTTATCGTCGAGTGAAACACATAATAAAAAGAATATAAACAAATCGATTAAAGATACGTATCCAGTATTGCAAGAGGTGTCACAGGATGCCAAATCGGCTGGAAAGAAGGTTAGGGGTTATGTTTCAACTGTGTTTGGCTGCCCGTATGAAGGTGATATTCCGATTGATAACGTTATTTCAGTGTGTGAACGTTTATTTTCGATGGGGGTCGATGAACTGTCAATCGGAGACACAATAGGTGTAGCGGATCCGGCACAGGTCGAAAACGTTCTTATACGTCTATTTGACTATTTTCCAAAAGAAAAACTTGCCATGCATTTTCATAATACAAGGGGTACGGCTCTTGCCAATGTATTAATGGCGTTAAGTTATGGGATTACCAATTTTGATAGTTCAGTGGGCGGGCTTGGCGGCTGTCCATACGCAAAAGGTGCTTCAGGAAATCTTGCGACAGATGATTTACTGTATATGCTGGACAGAATGGGTGTCAGGACAGGAATAGATATAGATAAAATCATTCAATCATCCTTATATATTGAACAATATGTTTCGAATCTATCTAGTCATCAGATGAAAGTAATTAATCGTACACGGTAG
- a CDS encoding enoyl-CoA hydratase, whose protein sequence is MIVANPVEYQKIENIAILTLNRSEAMNAMSKELLDALNKYIVEINRDKAIHCTIITGSAEKAFCAGADLKERKGMAEEQVIEAVSYIGETVRNVENMKMPVIAALNGAAFGGGLELALGCDIRIAADHVKTGLTETSLAIIPGAGGTQRLTRLIGLGKAKQLIFTAKPVTAEKALEIGLVEQVVSSDNLLDSAVEMAKMIAKNGPVALRQAKTAINQGYQSDITTGLSIEHLCYKETIPTQDRIEGLQAFKEKRKPVYQGK, encoded by the coding sequence ATGATAGTGGCAAATCCAGTGGAATACCAAAAAATAGAAAACATTGCTATATTAACGCTTAATAGATCGGAAGCAATGAATGCAATGTCCAAAGAATTGCTTGATGCACTAAATAAATACATTGTAGAAATCAATCGGGACAAAGCGATTCATTGTACGATTATTACCGGATCTGCTGAAAAAGCATTTTGTGCCGGTGCCGACCTGAAAGAACGAAAAGGAATGGCAGAGGAACAGGTGATTGAGGCTGTTTCGTATATTGGCGAAACGGTGCGAAATGTTGAAAACATGAAAATGCCGGTAATTGCAGCACTGAATGGCGCAGCATTTGGCGGCGGACTGGAACTTGCGCTTGGCTGTGATATTCGAATTGCCGCGGACCACGTTAAAACCGGTTTGACTGAAACATCCCTGGCTATCATTCCGGGAGCAGGCGGCACACAGCGATTGACCCGTTTGATTGGTCTTGGAAAAGCCAAACAATTAATTTTTACAGCAAAACCGGTTACTGCTGAAAAAGCACTTGAAATCGGTCTGGTCGAGCAGGTTGTATCAAGTGACAATCTGCTTGATAGCGCGGTGGAAATGGCAAAAATGATTGCCAAAAATGGACCGGTCGCATTACGGCAGGCAAAAACGGCAATCAATCAGGGGTACCAGTCAGATATAACAACCGGCCTTTCCATCGAACATTTGTGTTATAAAGAAACAATACCGACTCAAGACCGAATCGAGGGGTTACAGGCATTTAAGGAGAAACGAAAGCCTGTTTATCAAGGTAAATAG
- a CDS encoding acyl-CoA carboxylase subunit beta, translating to MSYLEELQNRIKKIESGGKEKYHQKNEEKGKLFVRKRLELLFDDGIDLEDAFFANCMDDSLPSDGVVTGIGQVSGQSVCVMANDSTVKAGSWGKRTVEKILRIQETAEKLEIPMLYLVDSAGARITDQIEMFPGRRGAGRIFHNQIKLSGRVPQVCLLFGPSAAGGAYIPAFCDIVIMVDGNASMYLGSPRMAEKVIGEKVSLEEMGGAKMHCSVSGCGDVLVKSEEEAIEYTKKYMSYFPPNFRQKPKAVDTRDVKEFEKSITDLIPENQNAPFNMLDLIKRVIDEDSFCEVKKKFAPELITGLARINGKSVGIIANQPRMKGGVLFPDSADKAAKFIQLCDAFNIPLLFLMDIPGFMIGTKVERAGIIRHGAKMLAAMSEATVPKISVVVRKAYGAGLYAMAGPAFEPDCCLALPTAQIAVMGPEAAVNAVYANKIAELPEDERPAFVKEKQNEYKDNIDIYRLASEMVVDAVVDPDKLREELISRFRIYEQKNVMFTERKHGVYPV from the coding sequence ATGTCATATTTGGAAGAATTACAAAACAGGATTAAAAAAATTGAAAGCGGCGGGAAAGAAAAATATCATCAGAAAAATGAAGAGAAGGGAAAATTGTTTGTCCGTAAGCGCCTGGAACTGTTATTCGATGATGGTATTGATTTGGAAGATGCATTTTTTGCCAATTGTATGGATGATTCATTACCGTCTGACGGTGTTGTAACCGGAATCGGTCAGGTTAGCGGTCAGTCTGTTTGTGTGATGGCTAATGACTCAACTGTTAAAGCGGGTTCATGGGGAAAACGGACGGTTGAAAAGATTCTCCGTATTCAGGAAACAGCTGAAAAACTCGAAATTCCGATGCTTTATCTCGTTGATTCTGCAGGTGCACGGATAACCGACCAGATTGAAATGTTCCCTGGCCGTCGTGGCGCAGGACGTATTTTCCACAATCAGATAAAATTGTCCGGCCGTGTGCCGCAGGTCTGTCTGTTATTTGGACCGTCAGCAGCAGGCGGCGCCTACATCCCGGCGTTTTGTGACATTGTCATTATGGTTGATGGGAACGCCTCCATGTATTTAGGGTCTCCACGGATGGCAGAAAAAGTGATCGGTGAAAAGGTAAGCCTTGAAGAAATGGGCGGTGCAAAAATGCATTGTTCTGTTTCGGGCTGTGGTGATGTTCTTGTTAAATCAGAAGAAGAAGCTATTGAATATACAAAAAAATACATGAGTTATTTCCCGCCAAACTTTCGTCAAAAACCGAAAGCAGTGGATACCAGGGATGTGAAGGAGTTTGAAAAATCCATCACTGATTTGATCCCGGAAAACCAGAATGCACCATTTAATATGCTCGACTTAATTAAGCGGGTGATTGACGAAGACAGCTTTTGTGAAGTTAAGAAAAAATTTGCACCGGAACTGATTACCGGTCTCGCTCGGATTAACGGAAAATCTGTCGGAATTATTGCCAACCAGCCACGGATGAAAGGCGGTGTACTGTTCCCGGATTCGGCTGATAAGGCTGCCAAATTCATACAGCTTTGTGATGCCTTCAATATCCCGTTGCTGTTCCTGATGGATATTCCAGGGTTTATGATTGGAACAAAAGTTGAACGTGCAGGTATTATTCGCCACGGTGCAAAAATGCTTGCTGCAATGAGTGAAGCGACCGTTCCGAAAATTTCTGTCGTTGTAAGAAAAGCCTATGGTGCTGGACTTTATGCTATGGCAGGACCGGCCTTTGAACCGGATTGCTGTCTCGCACTTCCAACGGCGCAGATTGCTGTTATGGGACCTGAAGCTGCGGTGAATGCCGTTTATGCGAATAAAATTGCGGAACTTCCGGAAGATGAACGCCCGGCTTTTGTCAAAGAGAAGCAAAACGAATATAAAGATAACATCGATATCTATCGATTGGCTTCTGAAATGGTTGTCGATGCGGTGGTTGATCCGGATAAACTACGGGAGGAGCTTATCAGCCGCTTCCGCATCTATGAACAAAAGAATGTAATGTTTACCGAACGAAAACACGGTGTTTACCCTGTATAA